Proteins co-encoded in one Dendropsophus ebraccatus isolate aDenEbr1 chromosome 9, aDenEbr1.pat, whole genome shotgun sequence genomic window:
- the LOC138802010 gene encoding uncharacterized protein isoform X1, which produces MEVLRVLEILVLCSFCFGGDEVSSSDLVIESAIPQDGGGHISRRSVGIIVGLVLAVIVFISCAIYWYCRRRWRRRRPNPVYLEEVVIHRPDIPKTMADKDELQSEKTESPREEAAAMELTLQHGGTNCQSNNVPLEAVIVIMEQKKKEFISAIKKTKEALTISPKIKKKLKAQKFKKLRSWLKKTKMSEVDERREQDMRYKRVMYRLEKRRQERRNSMERKMRLKSRFKKAPWLWCSTCR; this is translated from the exons ATGGAGGTGCTTAGAGTATTGGAGATATTGGTGCTTTGCAGCTTTTGCTTTGGTGGAGATGAGGTCTCATCATCAG ATTTGGTGATAGAGAGTGCCATCCCACAGGACGGGGGCGGGCATATCA GCAGACGCAGTGTTGGGATTATAGTCGGCCTGGTCTTGGCAGTGATTGTATTCATATCCTG CGCCATATATTGGTATTGCCGCAGACGATGGAGACGTCGCAGACCGAACCCGGTTTATTTAGAAGAAGTTGTCATCCACAGGCCAG ATATTCCAAAGACCATGGCGGATAAGGATGAACTTCAAAGTGAGAAAACAGAAAGCCCCAGAGAGGAGGCAGCAGCCATGGAATTAACATTACAGCATGGAGGAACCAACTGCCAATCAAATAACGTCCCCCTGGAGGCCGTGATTGTTATAATggagcagaaaaaaaaggaattcatTTCTGCCATAAAGAAGACAAAGGAGGCACTGACCATCTcgcccaaaattaaaaaaaaattaaaggctcAAAAGTTCAAGAAACTTCGCTCATGGTTAAAGAAGACCAAAATGAGCGAAGTGGATGAAAGGAGAGAGCAGGACATGAGGTATAAAAGAGTTATGTACCGGCTGGAGAAGAGGCGGCAGGAAAGGAGAAACAGCATGGAGAGAAAAATGCGTCTAAAATCACGTTTTAAGAAGGCTCCATGGCTCTGGTGCTCAACATGCCGCTGA
- the LOC138802012 gene encoding uncharacterized protein isoform X2 yields MEVLRVLEILVLCSFCFGGDEVSSSGRRSVGIIVGLVLAVIVFISCAIYWYCRRRWRRRRPNPVYLEEVVIHRPDIPKTMADKDELQSEKTESPREEAAAMELTLQHGGTNCQSNNVPLEAVIVIMEQKKKEFISAIKKTKEALTISPKMKKKLKAQKFKKLRSWLKKTKMSEVDERREQDMRYKRVMYRLEKRRQERRNSMERKMRLKSRFKKAPWLWCSTCR; encoded by the exons ATGGAGGTGCTTAGAGTATTGGAGATATTGGTGCTTTGCAGCTTTTGCTTTGGTGGAGATGAGGTCTCATCATCAG GCAGACGCAGTGTTGGGATTATAGTCGGCCTGGTCTTGGCAGTGATTGTATTCATATCCTG CGCCATATATTGGTATTGCCGCAGACGATGGAGACGTCGCAGACCGAACCCGGTTTATTTAGAAGAAGTTGTCATCCACAGGCCAG ATATTCCAAAGACCATGGCGGATAAGGATGAACTTCAAAGTGAGAAAACAGAAAGCCCCAGAGAGGAGGCAGCAGCCATGGAATTAACATTACAGCATGGAGGAACCAACTGCCAATCAAATAACGTCCCCCTGGAGGCCGTGATTGTTATAATggagcagaaaaaaaaggaattcatTTCTGCCATAAAGAAGACAAAGGAGGCACTGACCATCTcgcccaaaatgaaaaaaaaattaaaggctcAAAAGTTCAAGAAACTTCGCTCATGGTTAAAGAAGACCAAAATGAGCGAAGTGGATGAAAGGAGAGAGCAGGACATGAGGTATAAAAGAGTTATGTACCGGCTGGAGAAGAGGCGGCAGGAAAGGAGAAACAGCATGGAGAGAAAAATGCGTCTAAAATCACGTTTTAAGAAGGCTCCATGGCTCTGGTGCTCAACATGCCGCTGA
- the LOC138802010 gene encoding uncharacterized protein isoform X2, producing MEVLRVLEILVLCSFCFGGDEVSSSGRRSVGIIVGLVLAVIVFISCAIYWYCRRRWRRRRPNPVYLEEVVIHRPDIPKTMADKDELQSEKTESPREEAAAMELTLQHGGTNCQSNNVPLEAVIVIMEQKKKEFISAIKKTKEALTISPKIKKKLKAQKFKKLRSWLKKTKMSEVDERREQDMRYKRVMYRLEKRRQERRNSMERKMRLKSRFKKAPWLWCSTCR from the exons ATGGAGGTGCTTAGAGTATTGGAGATATTGGTGCTTTGCAGCTTTTGCTTTGGTGGAGATGAGGTCTCATCATCAG GCAGACGCAGTGTTGGGATTATAGTCGGCCTGGTCTTGGCAGTGATTGTATTCATATCCTG CGCCATATATTGGTATTGCCGCAGACGATGGAGACGTCGCAGACCGAACCCGGTTTATTTAGAAGAAGTTGTCATCCACAGGCCAG ATATTCCAAAGACCATGGCGGATAAGGATGAACTTCAAAGTGAGAAAACAGAAAGCCCCAGAGAGGAGGCAGCAGCCATGGAATTAACATTACAGCATGGAGGAACCAACTGCCAATCAAATAACGTCCCCCTGGAGGCCGTGATTGTTATAATggagcagaaaaaaaaggaattcatTTCTGCCATAAAGAAGACAAAGGAGGCACTGACCATCTcgcccaaaattaaaaaaaaattaaaggctcAAAAGTTCAAGAAACTTCGCTCATGGTTAAAGAAGACCAAAATGAGCGAAGTGGATGAAAGGAGAGAGCAGGACATGAGGTATAAAAGAGTTATGTACCGGCTGGAGAAGAGGCGGCAGGAAAGGAGAAACAGCATGGAGAGAAAAATGCGTCTAAAATCACGTTTTAAGAAGGCTCCATGGCTCTGGTGCTCAACATGCCGCTGA
- the LOC138802011 gene encoding uncharacterized protein produces MEVLRVLEILVLCSFCFGGDEVSSSDLVIESAIPQDGGGHISRRSVGIIVGLALAVIVFISCAIYWYCRRRWRRRRPNPVYLEEVVIHRPDIPKTMADKDELQSEKTESPREEAAAMELTLQHGGTNCQSNNVPLEAVIVIMEQIKKEFISAIKKTKEALTISPKMKKKLKAQKFKKLRSWLKKTKMSEVDERREQDMRYKRVMYRLEKRRQERRNSMERKMRLKSRFKKAPWLWCSTCR; encoded by the exons ATGGAGGTGCTTAGAGTATTGGAGATATTGGTGCTTTGCAGCTTTTGCTTTGGTGGAGATGAGGTCTCATCATCAG ATTTGGTGATAGAGAGTGCCATCCCACAGGACGGGGGCGGGCATATCA GCAGACGCAGTGTTGGGATTATAGTCGGCCTGGCCTTGGCAGTGATTGTATTCATATCCTG CGCCATATATTGGTATTGCCGCAGACGATGGAGACGTCGCAGACCGAACCCGGTTTATTTAGAAGAAGTTGTCATCCACAGGCCAG ATATTCCAAAGACCATGGCGGATAAGGATGAACTTCAAAGTGAGAAAACAGAAAGCCCCAGAGAGGAGGCAGCAGCCATGGAATTAACATTACAGCATGGAGGAACCAACTGCCAATCAAATAACGTCCCCCTGGAGGCCGTGATTGTTATAATGGAGCAGATAAAAAAGGAATTCATTTCTGCCATAAAGAAGACAAAGGAGGCACTGACCATCTcgcccaaaatgaaaaaaaaattaaaggctcAAAAGTTCAAGAAACTTCGCTCATGGTTAAAGAAGACCAAAATGAGCGAAGTGGATGAAAGGAGAGAGCAGGACATGAGGTATAAAAGAGTTATGTACCGGCTGGAGAAGAGGCGGCAGGAAAGGAGAAACAGCATGGAGAGAAAAATGCGTCTAAAATCACGTTTTAAGAAGGCTCCATGGCTCTGGTGCTCAACATGCCGCTGA
- the LOC138802012 gene encoding uncharacterized protein isoform X1, whose amino-acid sequence MEVLRVLEILVLCSFCFGGDEVSSSDLVIESAIPQDGGGHISRRSVGIIVGLVLAVIVFISCAIYWYCRRRWRRRRPNPVYLEEVVIHRPDIPKTMADKDELQSEKTESPREEAAAMELTLQHGGTNCQSNNVPLEAVIVIMEQKKKEFISAIKKTKEALTISPKMKKKLKAQKFKKLRSWLKKTKMSEVDERREQDMRYKRVMYRLEKRRQERRNSMERKMRLKSRFKKAPWLWCSTCR is encoded by the exons ATGGAGGTGCTTAGAGTATTGGAGATATTGGTGCTTTGCAGCTTTTGCTTTGGTGGAGATGAGGTCTCATCATCAG ATTTGGTGATAGAGAGTGCCATCCCACAGGACGGGGGCGGGCATATCA GCAGACGCAGTGTTGGGATTATAGTCGGCCTGGTCTTGGCAGTGATTGTATTCATATCCTG CGCCATATATTGGTATTGCCGCAGACGATGGAGACGTCGCAGACCGAACCCGGTTTATTTAGAAGAAGTTGTCATCCACAGGCCAG ATATTCCAAAGACCATGGCGGATAAGGATGAACTTCAAAGTGAGAAAACAGAAAGCCCCAGAGAGGAGGCAGCAGCCATGGAATTAACATTACAGCATGGAGGAACCAACTGCCAATCAAATAACGTCCCCCTGGAGGCCGTGATTGTTATAATggagcagaaaaaaaaggaattcatTTCTGCCATAAAGAAGACAAAGGAGGCACTGACCATCTcgcccaaaatgaaaaaaaaattaaaggctcAAAAGTTCAAGAAACTTCGCTCATGGTTAAAGAAGACCAAAATGAGCGAAGTGGATGAAAGGAGAGAGCAGGACATGAGGTATAAAAGAGTTATGTACCGGCTGGAGAAGAGGCGGCAGGAAAGGAGAAACAGCATGGAGAGAAAAATGCGTCTAAAATCACGTTTTAAGAAGGCTCCATGGCTCTGGTGCTCAACATGCCGCTGA